CTGTAATGAGCAAGAACGCTCTGTACTCTATGAGTGCATTAGCCGCAGGTATGGTGTTTATTTCAGCGTTCTTTTTTCTTTTGGATGCGGACTTTCTGGGTGTTGTCCAGATAATTGTATATGGTGGGGCTGTGATGGCTCTGTATGCTTTTGCAATGATGTTTATGGATACAACAAAGGATGTAAAAGAAAAGAATCCGTCCAAAAAAATCGTATTCTTCCTCTCTGGAATGGTGGCACTTCTACTTGTCATTATTCTTTTGACGCCAATTGTCTCTGATAAAGTGCAAGCTCTTTATCCTGTTAGTGATGAAGTTGGCAACGCTGAAGCAGTGGGTATCGTACTCTTTACAAAATATCTCGTTCCATTCGAATTGGCTGCTGTGATGCTGTTGGTAGCGATGATTGCAGGTATCATATTGGCAAGCAAACGTATGGATGAGAGTATAACTTTGAAAATTGATCAAGAAATAGAAGAAAAGGCTGGCAAATGATTACGTTGACACATTATCTCATATTGTCTGCCATACTGTTTAGTATAGCGCTTGTAGGTATTTTACGAAGAAAAAATCTATTAATGCTCTTTTTTGCGACAGAAATTGCACTCAATGCTGTAAACATTGCATTAGCTGCATTTTCGAAATATTATGGGGACTTAACAGGCCAACTTTTCGCATTTTTCATTATAGCCATTGCGGCTAGTGAAGTGGCAGTTGGTCTTGGACTTTTGATTATATGGTACAAACGTAGAGGCACTATCGATCTCGACAGCCTCCAATCTATGAATGGGTAAGGGATGAGCATGGAAAAATACGTATATATAGCACTATTTTCCCCACTGGTTGGATCGCTCTTTGCAGGGTTATTTGGTATGCAGCCAAAAAAACTGATAACGGGAATTATCACATCAACGCTGCTCGCGATTTCGTTTATCGCTTCAGTGTTACTGCTTTTTCATGTGGCTGCAACAGAAGAGCCTGTCCATGTTACGCTCTTTGACTGGATAACAACAGGCTCGCTCAATATACCGTTTGGCTTTGTCGTCGATCAGGTATCGGCTATTATGATGGTTACTGTTACCCTTGTATCAACCCTCGTTCATATCTATTCTATCGGTTATATGGAACATGATAGCGGCTTTAACAGATTTTTCAGTTACTTGAGTGCTTTCGTTTTTTCAATGCTTGTTCTTGTCATGAGCGACAATTTTGCCGGTCTTTTCATAGGATGGGAAGGTGTAGGTCTTTGCTCATGGCTGCTTATTGGTTTTTGGTACCACAAGAAGGATGAAACAAGAGATGTCAACCCGTCTATCAGTCCATCTTGGGCTGCTAATGAAGCATTCATCATGAACAGAATAGCAGACCTTGGAATGCTCATCGGTCTCTTTATCATCTACTGGCACATTGGTTCGTTGCAATACGATGTTGTGTTTGCACACGTTGACCTTCTCGATATAGCCGTTATTACCATGATGGGTATTTTCCTTTTCATTGGTGCCATGGGAAAATCTGCACAGTTCCCGCTTCATACATGGCTTGCAGATGCGATGGAAGGCCCGACACCTGTTTCAGCACTCATCCACGCAGCTACAATGGTTACAGCAGGTGTATATCTTGTTATACGAGCTTTTCCTATATATTCGCAAATTCCAGATATTGGTTTATATATTGCAACCCTGGGCGCATTTGTCGCAGTATTTGCTGCATCCATGGCGTTAGTCAATACTGATTTGAAACGAATCATTGCTTATTCTACCCTTTCACAGCTTGGATATATGTTTGTTGCAGGTGGTCTTGGAGCTTACTGGATTGCACTTTTCCATCTTATGACACATGCTTT
The Nitratiruptor sp. SB155-2 genome window above contains:
- a CDS encoding NADH-quinone oxidoreductase subunit J, with amino-acid sequence MVEAIAFYLFAALTIFMFAVTVMSKNALYSMSALAAGMVFISAFFFLLDADFLGVVQIIVYGGAVMALYAFAMMFMDTTKDVKEKNPSKKIVFFLSGMVALLLVIILLTPIVSDKVQALYPVSDEVGNAEAVGIVLFTKYLVPFELAAVMLLVAMIAGIILASKRMDESITLKIDQEIEEKAGK
- the nuoK gene encoding NADH-quinone oxidoreductase subunit NuoK, which codes for MITLTHYLILSAILFSIALVGILRRKNLLMLFFATEIALNAVNIALAAFSKYYGDLTGQLFAFFIIAIAASEVAVGLGLLIIWYKRRGTIDLDSLQSMNG
- the nuoL gene encoding NADH-quinone oxidoreductase subunit L; its protein translation is MEKYVYIALFSPLVGSLFAGLFGMQPKKLITGIITSTLLAISFIASVLLLFHVAATEEPVHVTLFDWITTGSLNIPFGFVVDQVSAIMMVTVTLVSTLVHIYSIGYMEHDSGFNRFFSYLSAFVFSMLVLVMSDNFAGLFIGWEGVGLCSWLLIGFWYHKKDETRDVNPSISPSWAANEAFIMNRIADLGMLIGLFIIYWHIGSLQYDVVFAHVDLLDIAVITMMGIFLFIGAMGKSAQFPLHTWLADAMEGPTPVSALIHAATMVTAGVYLVIRAFPIYSQIPDIGLYIATLGAFVAVFAASMALVNTDLKRIIAYSTLSQLGYMFVAGGLGAYWIALFHLMTHAFFKALLFLGAGNVMHAMDDELNIFKMGGLGKVMKWTMIMMVIASLALAGIYPFAGFFSKDKILEVAFDSHHYILWFMLWAGAGMTAFYSFRLIMLVFFGEERYKKYGFHPHEAHWYMLAAMAPLAILAIVAGFFEHSFEEFVTKLLPEYHFHTHGIVTVALIGLTTLIALTGIGIAVYKYSHGGFSEKWKENFFYKLLYNQYYIPVLYEKLFTEPYKILSNIAWKELDLRIVDATVDFIANIIYKSGFAGRVVQSGNLSKMLRWMVIGLLILLVLIIIYSPVR